A stretch of Malus sylvestris chromosome 11, drMalSylv7.2, whole genome shotgun sequence DNA encodes these proteins:
- the LOC126590114 gene encoding zinc finger protein GAI-ASSOCIATED FACTOR 1-like: MATNRFVCEICNKGFQRDQNLQLHRRGHNLPWKLRQRTTTEVRKRVYICPEPTCVHHNPARALGDLTGIKKHFSRKHGEKKWKCDKCSKKYAVQSDWKAHQKTCGTREYKCDCGTIFSRRDSFITHRAFCDALAEENNKVNQMSMPHDQLISSTAMNTSTSTMGGGGVSEFLNYDINPNKNKLPEDLVPMPFKSMNMNMNIPGGGGGPGMFSSTAGSLFGGPRSVSSTSASSLQLSSNNNNNSSSGFNYLHNQEIKNGGSSLSSITGAAQMSATALLQKAAQMGASASNSTINSPMMQKSFVSSMAGPDHGHLSSPNSLLNNNIRPPPSYDHQPHHFQQQPQASDPLSYNSHNMMGGFTNQLMQKGPQEMSQLFDHHSNNSAASSAMTDMGLFSQVFMGIDGDPHQHHQSHQALLKNFEQDHQNINSPTNNSSSSISTHRMNSALGPSTTLDLLGIGGSRPPNLHEQHHHHHNQQQRLDLEAMSQHRLPAMMNPFQQQQQRSHGDSAMEKQIWDV, encoded by the exons ATGGCAACGAACCGATTTGTGTGTGAGATCTGCAACAAAGGGTTTCAAAGGGATCAAAACCTTCAGTTGCATCGTCGAGGCCATAACCTTCCATGGAAGCTCCGGCAGAGAACCACAACTGAGGTTAGGAAAAGGGTCTACATATGTCCCGAGCCGACGTGTGTTCACCATAACCCAGCTCGGGCGCTAGGAGATCTCACCGGCATTAAGAAGCACTTCAGCCGGAAACATGGGGAGAAAAAATGGAAATGTGACAAGTGCAGCAAGAAATATGCAGTGCAGTCGGATTGGAAGGCGCATCAAAAGACCTGCGGCACAAGGGAGTATAAATGTGACTGTGGAACCATCTTTTCCAG GAGGGATAGCTTCATCACCCACAGAGCTTTTTGTGACGCATTGGCAGAAGAAAACAACAAAGTAAACCAAATGTCTATGCCACATGATCAGCTCATATCATCAACGGCCATGAACACCAGCACCTCCACCATGGGAGGAGGAGGAGTCTCCGAATTCCTCAATTACGATATTAACCCCAACAAAAACAAGCTTCCTGAAGATCTGGTCCCAATGCCATTCAAATCCATGAACATGAACATGAACATTCCAGGTGGTGGTGGAGGACCAGGCATGTTCTCAAGCACCGCCGGTTCGCTCTTTGGCGGGCCAAGAAGCGTGTCTTCCACCTCGGCCTCCAGCCTTCAGCTAagttccaacaacaacaacaacagctCATCAGGGTTCAATTACCTTCACAACCAAGAAATCAAAAACGGAGGCAGCAGCCTAAGTAGTATTACTGGGGCTGCTCAAATGTCAGCCACCGCCTTGCTTCAAAAAGCCGCCCAAATGGGAGCCTCCGCAAGCAACTCTACGATCAACTCGCCGATGATGCAGAAGAGCTTTGTTAGCAGCATGGCAGGTCCTGATCACGGACACCTCTCTAGCCCGAATTCCCTTCTCAACAATAATATTCGACCCCCACCATCGTATGATCATCAACCTCACCACTTCCAACAACAACCTCAAGCGTCTGATCCTCTATCATATAATTCACACAACATGATGGGAGGGTTCACTAACCAGCTCATGCAAAAGGGCCCACAAGAAATGTCACAGCTGTTTGATCATCACTCCAACAACTCAGCCGCTAGCTCGGCAATGACAGACATGGGACTCTTCAGCCAAGTCTTCATGGGGATCGATGGCGATCCCCACCAGCACCATCAGAGCCACCAGGCATTGTTGAAGAATTTCGAACAAGACCATCAGAACATTAATAGCCCTACCAACAATTCCAGTAGTAGTATTTCGACGCATCGAATGAACAGCGCGCTGGGGCCTTCAACGACGCTCGATCTGCTGGGTATCGGAGGGTCGAGGCCGCCAAACTTGCAtgagcagcaccaccaccaccacaaccagcAACAAAGGCTGGACTTGGAGGCAATGAGTCAGCACAGATTGCCGGCAATGATGAACCCTTTTCAGCAACAGCAACAACGCTCGCATGGAGATTCGGCTATGGAAAAACAGATTTGGGATGTTTGA